The sequence below is a genomic window from Pelmatolapia mariae isolate MD_Pm_ZW linkage group LG9, Pm_UMD_F_2, whole genome shotgun sequence.
CCAGAGGGCTCTGGGACTACTAGCAAAGCCCCTGACCCAGCTCcaactccacctccacctccagccAAGGTATGTCTTCCGCCTGTATATTCAGTTATTAGACTAACTATAATAAATCGTTATTGTCAACCAGATTTTTGACTGGTTACAGACATGAGCAGTGGCGTCTTGTCTGCCTCTATCATTCAACCAGCTGCTCTGTGCCCTGgcagcaaaacagaaaaaaaatcaaataaaattgtTTCACTACCTCATTGAAATCACTCATTACCCAAACGGGCACTTTGAAATTTGTTTCATCATGAACACagcctgtttttaaaagtgtCCATCAGAGGAAGCAGTCATTTGTCAAACGCTGAATTCACCATTCTTTAAAACTGCCACTGAAATTAAAGCGTCACTCTTAATGGCCACTGTTTGACAAATGGAGCCAGGCGTCAGAttttgtgaagaaaaaaaatgttgatttgTCATGTAGGAGGAGAAGCCAGCTGAGAAGGAGAATGAAGACAAGAAAGTGGACAAACCACAGGGTGAGTCATTCTAACGGCTGAAAAGTTTACtgagttcctttttttttgtcccatccTGTGAAATTAAAACAAGACTGACTGTTAATATGTTGGGAACATGAGAACGTAtggattattttaaattttgcttcattttggttttcctctttATTTGTCAGGGACTGTGTACAAAAACTATTCATCTAACATGACAAAGGGTTTGTTGTCCCTGCACAGGTCATCGAGCAAATAGAAACACAcgcatcatcattttttttaaaagacatacTAATACAAATGCAACTGACAAATCAACGTAATACCCACATCTAAATCCACCAATATCCATCACACATAAATACAATACttgtttatgccattacaaggGAAACAAGTATGACTGGTTTACTTATTAATAAGCTTCTTTACAAATGTATTTGCTAATTAGATACTGCAGTGAAACACAGTGTTACTGAAACACCTCCACACTTCAGTCAGCCTCGGAGTATTAATCTGTTTATTCTTGTTATTTGTATAAAGCTGTAGAGCATTATGAGGATTCATCATAgttaaaaagcacaaacagtcAAACGAGTTACAAAAAGTGACCAAAATAAGAGAAAGCCTTTGGACAAACGTCCAATATGAAACGTTCAGCCTTGGACGACTTCTCTCGTGCCTGCTGACCGTTTCCATTTTAGTTGAGTTTCCCCGACTGCTGAGCTCGACAAGAAATTGAATTTCACTGATTTGTTGATTGTGTTGCTGAAAGTTTGAATGGCCTTTTGGAGCCGGAGTGAATAACATCAGGTTTGTCTCCATCATCCATCCAGGTTCTGTTACTTCATTCTGCTGATCCCACGGTTGCCTAATGTGTCTGAAAGCCGGACAGAAACACAGCCAGCTAATAATCAATCCCTCAAATGTCATATTCAGCGTCttgtctctctcttttacaGATGTTACAGGTATTTTTAATAGATGATGAACTAAATAAAAATGGTTTCACATAACCAGTGCAGCAAAGATGCCAAAAAAAGGATGAACAAATTTGCAGTTCGTAGTTGCTTCACAGATGGATGACAAGCAGTTATAAGACTAAAGGGACTATAAGGAAAACACATAATACAATGATGAGGAAATTAgcaattaaaagaaataaatgggaAAACAGAAACcagtataaatataaaatttaatCTAATGTATTGTTACGGTTATATTTCTAAATGtgtaatattttttataaagatGTCTAAAAGAAATGCTttacaggaaaacaaacaatgcaaaataaataattaggTAGGgtcaaacattttttattcttcttccaGGAGGTGAGGACCATTTCTAACAATCTTGAAAAGCCAAAATAAACgtaggatttttttcccctttcttagAATCAGCTCCATCACCGGCACCACCCCCAGCCCCTGAACCAGCAACATCAGCGGCCCCGGCACCAGCTTTGGCACCAGCTCCTGCCCCAGCTCCGGCCCCAGCTCCGGCCCCAGCTCCGGCCCCAGCCCCAGCTCCAGCCCCAGCCTCGGCTCCGGCTCCTCCACCAAACCCTGATCAAGCTGGAGCTGAGGGGTAAGACCTGCGCTTGCAGTGTTGTTTCTTCTACCTAATtttttccaggcacatttcattTGAAAGCGGGTGCACCGACAGTCAAAAGCGTTTACAGAGAGTAGTTACAGTGTGTTTATCCTCAGAATATCAGCCCAGCCTCCAAACTCCACTTTAGctcactgcaaacacacacctgcCAAGTGACACCACAAACCTGTATCAAAGTAATCACCCAATGGACGCTAATTAATCGGATTCCCTGGCAAGAGGgcggagagggagggagggtgccCACGGAGATAAGCGCAGCATGTGAGATCTTTACCCGCTGGAGCAACATGCATATTAAAAGAGGGATGGCCTGAAAGTGGATTAAAAGATTTTCGGTTCTTTAGGTTTTAAGGAGCTCACCAGAGCTGCTTCTGGTCCCTCAATAAACACTATGAAGGCGACAGGTAGAGGCAGCAACGGCTGATCCTCGTAGTTCTAAACACAGGTTGGATTTCAATGAGGATATGAAATATATGACACATGTATATGACACAACAATGGTGGCAAGAGCTAGAGGCTCCAGGTGGAGGAcaggtagtgtgtgtgtgtggtggtggtggtggggtcaGTGTCAGCCAGCAGCTTAAGTAATGTGTCGAATAAATAGTGTCAGAGCTCAGAGGGGATCCTGAGGTACTCTACAGAAGAGCTAGACTGGGATGACCCCAGTGCTGTTTTCACAACACCGTCACTCACTCACCTCCTGGCATCTTTCACAAAGTGTGCAGATTTCTGTGATATTagaaaactacattttttaCTGCTAGTGCTACACAAAACCTGAAGTGTGTGTGGTTTACTCTGTGTCCTTCTCATATATAAACCGCCCAAGTATGTGTCCTTCTTCTTTTATGAGGCATATTAGTGAGATGAAATGCTGCATCGCCTTTAGGGTTGATTAAGTCTGCAAAGGCTTCCTACCAGAACCGGTGTCACCACGGCGTTGGCTCACTTTCTTTAACTTTCTTTCATTTAGTTTCCACAAACCAGTGTGTAAAGAAAAAAGTCCTGACAGGGGCAGTACTCCAACCCAGCACAGTGTACCATTTACAcactgaaaacaatgaaagaaacGATGGAAAAACAACCTGACAATTAAGTGTGAAAATGTACTGACTTTAATTTGACTGCAGGGCCTGATCTCAGCATGTTGGATGTGTCAGTTTAAACATGGTGTATTGTTCTGTCAAAGGCACTGCAGAATTTTATCCACTAGAGGGAGAGCATCCATCATTCTCACAGCTCGGGCCGAAGTGGAAGACCGCTATTGGCCTAGCCTGGCCTGACCTCTAGATCTGTCCTCCCTGACCCAAAGtgccctaaccttaaccacaaACAGGTGAAGCTGGACTCCATCCATTTGGCTCTGCAGTGAGCACCACTTGGCTGATTGCATTTATCCGTGTAATGTGATCCTTCTTATGTCACAAGTTATTTCTCTCTGTGACTCACTCTTTTtagcatttcaaatcacaggtACTGTGCTGGGTCCTGAATGAAAAGGGAACGATTGTAAACTGAAATAAACACTGAGGGTTGTCGCAATGCACTGAATCAAATATTTCTACATTTATATACCTTAAATGTGTATTATACTTTATCAGTGATGAGAATAACAgagttacaagtaacggcgttacatttttcagtaacgagtaatctaactaattactattcctatcgttacaacgccgttactgttactaacaagaaaatgcagcgcggtcgcgttactatttttcaacaaacagacggttgaagctgtgttcagcttactgcatcttatatcagttgcacggaagtagctgtctacgtaagtaatctgggcgctacagctttaagcagctgcgcgcgctcccgcggatggcaatcactttctggcagacgatcactttttggcacaacacctggagctcaggggggcaaaacaatcgcatgactgctgctgtttgactgaggaagaataaagtagtcgtggtaagccaatcacatgaccacttcaagatgacaaagtaacaaggtgatatataccagtttttaaactgtgcaGATAGGTCACGTAAAACCAGaatcatgataaacaatatgtaggcggcgttttttcctgaatagtttcgtcacgttaacgtctaaggacagcgctagcaagaactctctgcttatgaccaaaaaataaaaaaaactaaacaaaaaacagcccgttcgtgttggtggaaaaatgtaccatgtcgaccaatcaaaaaatgatatttgtttaggaagagggggaagttttaggaatgacggcgagagagaaagaaagacagcagaaaaagagagcgcgcgtgtagttaatgtgttgtcttcagtgttggtcaagttacttgacaAAAGTAATCAggaactaattactgattacttccctcaaaaagtaatcccgttactttactgattacttatttttgaaagtaattagttaattagttactttttaaaaacatgatttatcccctaaataggtaataaagcaatagatctttcagcccaattctactttttctgcataatccatcatataaaatgtaatcaaatgaaaaagtctctttttaaaacttgttttattagttttaatcttttaactttatgcatcaagcaaaaattaaattatatgcaacattctctgactggaagaaatttgtttaacatttaaacctattttctgcacattccagcatataaaataaaataggtttttgtgtttacactcagtctttcaaataaatgcaagtaaaacacagcagaaaataaataaaatcaaaaactcAGCCGCCccgttgctctattttcacctgtttagcaggagtggggcaggcggaggtttgcccaagtgcaggtgtgccgcagccgtcatgtcagtggaaggatacagcagtttctctgtgaatttcacattactGTGGCAGCGTACTCCGTGTTGCTCggaagtagggatgggtatcgtttaggttttatccgataccggtgccaaaccggtacttttgaaacggtgccggtgcttaaacggtgctcaaaccggtgcttaaagaatggagaacacaaaattggtccaaaaacctctcatgtttagctggttttttttgtaaaaagataacaatgttagccttttctgcagctatagggcatatatggtatcactcttggctggaagcagtgcttaaacaatggaaaaaacacaaactttgtccaaaaacctctcatgtttagctgtttttttttttgtaaaaagataacaatgttagccttttcttcagctatagggcatatatggtatcactcttggctggaagcagtgcttaaacaatggaaaaaacacaaactttgtccaaaaacctctcatgtttaactgttttccactttttctttggtcattttagcctttttggccagggtgaagggagtatctgccgtcaaacaagaagacagccgcatgtaactacgatggtgtttgctagttcaccttacatgcattaatgtaataacgtggttagcctactcaacgtgaattacacacgaacaacattaagctactcacacagagaagaacggctgctgctgccatcatcatcctcatcatttctgctacactggcagggctagggaccaggactctactcttcgagtttttgggggatgttgctaactccaggtccgataacaggcagcacacccgcagtagatgtgctcggtgtgaggtctcgcagcaagctatcaaatacggcgcatttctcggctttaaaacaaacactatgcgccgccaggtgtttcatcggattcgaggtgttacctcctttgacagtatcacagtatcaccctaaagcacttgttgcaggcagccgagtttgcatctttttctgcgaagtacagccagacttttgaccgcttcgccttgggcgtttttaatctgtagctctgctctaaaagaacgtacgtacctgggcccgcctactatcctcggaaacgtaaaatgattggctagaattggctcaggaaaaaaaaaaaaaaaaagcaccgaaataaagcaccgaaatgtgcgctgcttttcggtctggttactaccgtttatgtcagaaccggtgccatcatggcaccggacaccggtacccatccctactcggaagtttaggggttttttcgctgtaaaaagacgttttcttcccatgcagtgaacagcagacgctaatgtttttgtcactttttacggaatcaaactcaaagtaaggtcagtacttcctaaacgctgcacgctcatactctctccacactcgttatattatccattgttgatctgcacacagctgttgccacaaACGTCACACTCACttatgtcattgtcatgagacactctcgcaaaaaaaatcacggttttagtaacgcagtaacgcagagtgcttacgggaaagtaacagtaatctaattaccttttttgcaatagtaatcccttactttactcgttacttgaaaaaagtaatcggattacatctctggttgtcttgtgtagttagtgtgtagtgttgtggatagtttcgtgttgtgtgtcagaacaatgaggcgactgctgtctccaggtagaaacaggagtgatacacctgctgctgtcagacctgcaggtatcaggctgtgatgttctcctttatagtggacagaaagtatttttttggagtggcacaaataatttatgtggcatcttatttaatgcagaacagctgattgttctgtaaatagtttgaaatggttattttaaaaaaaggtaaatggctgcaaataactttgttgtttgaaaaacttgtgcatatgattttaaaattaaaaatttatatttgcattttaagttatgaaatatgactCAATAAACATGTCTGTGGTTGTTAtggtaaaaaatataactttttctactctgattttatgttttttgtctgactttagatcaattgtgttaatacagtatgtcaaaatgaaaacatgactgtaaattcagacacgtgaggttgtgctgaaaaggatgataccaaacaaggcaaagtaaatagtttttaaaggtgaaatgtagagggaaaatcaagtaacttgcccaacactgtacTTTATATATGTCCAGATGAGACAATTTAAAAGAACACTCCACTCAAGTTATGTGAGTTTTGTCTGTCTTCCTTACATCGTGAACTCCAACCGGACATGGCAGATGGTTGCCCCTCCctctgtcagaggtttctttctgttaaaagggcgtttttccttcccactgtcgccaagtgcttgctcatagggtttgattgttggggttttctctctattattgtagggttgtTAAAATATATAGTGGCTTGacacaactgttgttgtgatctggtgctacacaaataaaactaaactgaaagaATGTGAGCCTGGCTAGTTTGGGATTGCAGATATATGACCAGAAAACCTCTTAATGCATGTTAAAGTAAAGTTCCAGATTTTTCAGAGTAAAATCTTACCTCTAGGCAGCTTTAAATGCTGGAGTAGAACAGGTGTTGAATCATTCGAGTGGAGTCTCTGATTATTACACAACTTTTCCtgatttgttcctttttttttaattggttgaAATTCCTCATTCACATCAGGAATTTTTAGgagtttttatgatttttctaTCCTCGTTACATCAGAAACTCACTCACTGCCAATAACTAGCGCAACTTTCTTATTTTGCTTCCTCAGAGAGGAGGGGGTCCGCCCTCCAACTCCCCCCATAGTCATCAACAAGTACTCAGATGAGCACCTCAGAGCCATAATCACAAagatgagagaaagaaagcagctCTTCAAGGAGAAAGTGATTGATCAGTATGCTTCATCCCCTGAGATAACCCCTCCTGTCAGTGAGTGCCAACACAAAACCATTCATTGCTGCAGATTTTCTAATATTTCTAATATCTGTGGATGTTATTGTTCTCATGGGGCAGTAAGGAAACTAATTCTTAATATTTAACTGTCGCTCACTCAGCCCCTTTATCCTTTCAGCGCCACTGCTACGCAAAGACGACTACAACAGAGTCATAgaggaaaggaaacaacaggCAGAGGAGGCGCGGATAAAGAAGGAGGAGgcagacaagaagaaaaaagaggagcaggagaagaagaaaaaggaggatGAGCAAAAGaaagcagaacaaaaggcagcagaGGCCaaacagcaggaggagaagaagagtaTAACAACCAGGATATCCGAGGCAATGTGGTCAGTGGTGGACACTGTGCTGAAGCCACTTGAGGACCTGATGGACTCTGTGTTTGGGCAAACCATAGACCCTTTCACGGACCGTCGCTACATTGCATGGCTAAGCTTGGTGACTGTGGCCTTTAACTACAACACGTGGTTCATCACGGCCCGCCTGTGCTTCCCCTACCACACTGAGTTCTCCATCCCTTACTGGTTCACCCTGGATGTGTTGGCTGACATCATCTACCTGGCGGACTCTGTCATCTCCCAGCCCCGCAAACAGTTCGTCAAAGGAGGAGACATCATTGTAAGTGGGAAATGATCCTGTCTGCTGACAGAGAATAACACTGGCCTGAATGACAAAGTCACTTCTATTCCCTTGCAGAAAGACAGAGTGATGACAAAGAAGCACTACAGAGATTCAGAGAGATTCCTGGTATGATCACTTGAATCCCTTGAGGTTTGAAGTTAAGTATTTAACTAGAGTCAGCAGCCTTAcagctgtctgtctctttcacagGCAGACGTGGTGTCAGTCTTGCCATTTGACTTGTTGTACATCCAATTTGGATTCAAATCTGCCTTCAGACTCAATCGTCTGCTGAAGGTAAATCTACTTAAATAATGTTTAGATGAATGAGACAATAAACAACACCTATTAAATGTACTTTGGCTCTCATCTGGCTCACATTTCCTCACCTATTTTCAAGATGGACACGTTTTTCGAGTTCAGTGATCGTCTAGAGAGCATCATGGCCAAGGCTTACATCTGGAGGTAAGACCATCCATCCACGCATCCATTCACCCACcgaaccatccatccatccactgatccatccatccatccatccacccacccatccatccatccatccgccgatccatccatccatccaccaacccatccatccatccatccatccacccaccgaTCCATCcaccaatccatccatccacccatccaccaacccatccatccatcatccatccatccacccaccgatccatccatccatccatccacccaccgatctatccatccacccaccgatccatccatccatccatccatccaccaacccatccatcca
It includes:
- the LOC134634696 gene encoding cyclic nucleotide-gated cation channel beta-3-like — its product is MFAKLKGLFSGPQVPEGSGTTSKAPDPAPTPPPPPAKEEKPAEKENEDKKVDKPQESAPSPAPPPAPEPATSAAPAPALAPAPAPAPAPAPAPAPAPAPAPAPASAPAPPPNPDQAGAEGEEGVRPPTPPIVINKYSDEHLRAIITKMRERKQLFKEKVIDQYASSPEITPPVTPLLRKDDYNRVIEERKQQAEEARIKKEEADKKKKEEQEKKKKEDEQKKAEQKAAEAKQQEEKKSITTRISEAMWSVVDTVLKPLEDLMDSVFGQTIDPFTDRRYIAWLSLVTVAFNYNTWFITARLCFPYHTEFSIPYWFTLDVLADIIYLADSVISQPRKQFVKGGDIIKDRVMTKKHYRDSERFLADVVSVLPFDLLYIQFGFKSAFRLNRLLKMDTFFEFSDRLESIMAKAYIWRVIRTIGYLLFMLHLNACFYYVASEYQGIGKTKWVYSGLGSAYLRCYYFAVRSLINIGGLNEPETVFEITFQMTNFFTGVFVFSSLIGQMRDVIGAATAGQTYFRSSMDNTVEYMVTNHIPSLVQNRVRTWYTYTWDAQGMLDESELLDKMPLVMRTAIAVDINLATFQKIDLFKGCDQQMLVDMLLRLKSIIYLPGDFVVKKGDIGKEMYIIKSGAVQVVGGPDNSIVFVTLKAGCVFGEISLLQSSKDGGNRRTANVKAYGFANLFVLEKKDLFDILVHYPESQKVLARKGRKLMKAKGPAAAKVEEEKKKGLALFGPKPPTPKLLRAFGGTINKKFIDKVKTGSTD